ttcagctttatagatcttgaaaaagttcaaagcctcatccttagatttcagaagatacacacggcagtatctagtggagtcatcaattaacgtcatgaaatatttctttccaccttttgtcaaaacaccattcatttcacatagatctgaatgtatgagctctagtggtgcaagatttctcgtttccgcagtcgtgtgagacttacgaggttgcttagcttgcacacacacttgacacttagatcccttgacagtggtgaaactagggattaagttcaacttcgctagtcgcgacatgcaaccaaagttaacatgacaaagacgtgaatgccacacattggattcactattgttgcaaatatgattaacaactttattgcaaacgtctgataaggataaacgaaacaggcctcctgactcatagcctttaccaacaaaggttccatacttggatattacaaatttattcgactcaaagacaagcttgtagccatctctacacagaagagatccgctaacaagatttttattgacggaggggacataatgcacgttcttcagccgcacgatcttccccgaagtaaacttcagatcgaccgtgccaacaccacgaacagaagcacttgaaccgttgcccatcagcacggttgaagtccctgcggtctgataagacgaaaacatggaaatatcaccgcatacatgcacattagcacccgtgtcaatcaaccagtcaggagaatgacatactgaaagaatagtgggaaatataccatacccagcatccttcatgtcagtgtctccaatgacaacattagcggtcttgccgcctttcccaggatgacgcttgtcatagcgattagggcaactaggagcccaatgatcaggatccccacacacatgacaagcacctttcttcttgccattcttcttcttgaagttcgtgtgttgcacagccttgttcttcccatcaaactttgcttttccatcaaacttgcccttgttcttgaacttgtggggctggaagttctgcttctgtaccacattggcactagatcctccctcaatacctcgagcacgtgtgtcctttgctctcgccttttcttccacatcaagagtgccaatgagatccgggacggaaaactcctgcctcttatgcttcagcaaggtagcaaagttcctccatgaaggaggaagcttagtgatgatacctccggcaacaaacttgtccggtagcatacaactgaagtgctcaagttctctagcaaatgactgtatctcatgagcttgctcaaccacggagcgctcttcagtcatcctgtaatcatagaattgctccatgatgtacagctcagtgccagcatccgagaccccaaacttggcctcgagtgcatcccacatatcttttccattatcaattgacgcataagcatcaactatgttctcaccaagaacactcaagagagcagccttaaacagagtatccattttctgaaaagcttgtgcctgttgagcatcaagctctccttcaggtttgccgagagtggcgtcatagcaactcatggtttgaaaccataagactactctcacgcgccacctcttatagtgcaTACCCtcaacataggaggtctcatggaagcagcaaaaccactcggggtaaattgcctataataaggtttttggattgttggaaatatgagcaatttacctaatgattttattaacagaaatactagataaagcatgactaatatagtagagataaaacaagtcatgcgttcggacagagagaaggtaaagagcatctgcatatatgaacttgaactaaacacatctaAAACATATactagatgaagttgcatatatgaagtagaacctaacacatgTAGGACGGAAAGTAGAGCAAAGAACTGTGTCATGacatctaacagaaagagcaagaacacgtacggggcattagcagcagaagtactggacttggggtcggtgtcctcgcccgccatgtcgtcgaggaggtcgtggacgtcggggaagtagtcgttggcgaccggatcgtccgtgatgaagcatcCAGTAGTCGCACTGAGAGCtcccccaaaaaccttatcacccttctcctgtacaggactcaaaaggtgcggtttcgaaggcctactgtcctgacctgcggtgcacgccgcaagccgggatggggaagatcgtagcagcagcgcagtgctcaggaacttgtggcgagaggaggaagaggttctggtgcgtctctctgggaggagcgacctcccttttataggcgcaagagaaggaggcgagagggcaacgACGGGAGGCGAAACGAAGAGACAGAGGCGAAACGAAGAGACAGAGACtaagcgaacagccagcagccgaagagctgcaccgttcgcattcgaactccactttcgcaaaaatctttttagcttccgtgtgacctttcgtatacccgtagtgcgtgacaaaaatttagatatcggctcggctcattcccgcggcgcggcgcgtcgttacgaggcgtggcgaggcgggcggcggaggaggagcgcgcgtggatatccctctcgttctcatgctcgtacaagtggggaaagaacctcccttataaggaggtccaactctcactaaactagcaatgtgggactaaactttagtagtatccctttccttgcacaaatgggctaagtgggcctctaggatttattaggaatttctgaaatagttattgggctgcccaaaatagactaaattccagcacaaCAGTAGTTTGGTTGGGCTCTGGTCCCCTCGAGGTTGTGGACTGGTGTAAGCTAGATTGTAATTACCTGGATCCTTGATTAATACAAGTCTTACTCGCAAAAAAGAATAAATGAGGAGATAATTGTAAAAAAAACATAGGAGAAGACGCTTCGCGTACTAAgaaataagagcatctacagccggacgccCTATATTCGTCTCATACGCCCGGGCAGGCCGTCAGGTTACTGATTGGTCACAAAAAATCGACTCAGCCGAAGCTCTCAAACGGGCCACAAACGCCCGGACTGACCGGCACCCCTTATATCCATCCCGAATGTAGAGCGGATATGAGGTGGCTCGGGCATGCCCGGGCGTGTCCGCCATGTCAGCCTGGCCCACCGCTAGCCCACCCTGCCCCCACAAAAAACCCTTGTCTGGCAGATCCCTAGCGTCGGCGAGCATGTCCAGCACCGGTAGTCACTTCGACGGAAGCTCCGGAGACGAGGAGGAGCTGGCGCTTCGTATTGCGCTCGAGTGGTCACGGGTCGATATGGGCGGCAGCTCCAGGTCCAGTGCGATGCCACCTTTCGCCCGTCGCGGCAGCGCCGATGCTGGTGCCGACCCTTCCTATCCTGCGCGTGGATTTGCGAGGCCTGCCTGATCTTCTCCTCCCGCCCGacggcctcctccacctccggTCACTGCTCCGCGCGGGCAGCGCTGGGTTCTAGTGCCCACTCCACCGACGCCGCGGATGCGGACTCCGGAGTCGAAGGCACGTGCCGCCCGCCGCGAGAGGCAGAGGGCAAGGGAGATGGCGGGTGGGTCTGATGGGTCTGCGCAGTCCGCCCGCCGCAGCCGAGTGCCCGACGATGAGGACCGTCTCTTCGAGTGGGCGTGTCGCCGATCACTGACTGAGGCGGAGACGAAGGCCCGACGGCTTCGGAGGCTCAACGCTAAGCAGCTTCGACTCGGCGTTGAGCAATCCGAGCGGGAGGCGGCGAGGGTGGCCAAGCTCAAGCGCAAGCAAGACCACCGCGTCCGACGCTTGCAAGGATACATCGTCATCTCTGATTCCTCCTCCTTCGACGGGTCAGACGTGGACCCACCTCCTGCCGCGGACTCCTACAGCTGCACCGGCGACCGGAACGGCAAAAGGCCGAcgaggaagtggtgaagatccgTCTTAATTTCAAGTTTTTAGATGTAGTTTGAACTTGCCCGCCGTATTATGTGTATTATGTGAACTTTGGCTATCTTTTAatgccctggttgtgatcttttgataaaatcgattgtgcatttgtatGTCCGCTCATGATCTACGTATTTTTTATCAACGTTGCATGGTTTAGTATGAATATAGGAGAGAAAATATGAGATACACAGGTGTGAAAACGTGAATATAAAGAATGCCCGGTCAGTATCCGCGAACGTACCCGAAGTGTCCGCGGACATATAGGGGAGCCGGATTTGTCAAAGTCCGGCCGCAGATGCTCGGAAATGCAGTTTAGGTCTGCCTCCCAGCCCTCGTCCCTGCCACCCCTAAAGAAAACAAATCCCTCGTCCCTGCCACTCTGCACCTCTTCGCCCTCGTCCCCTTACCCTCCATCTCAATCCCTTCGCTCTCTCTCTCCTCTCGTCCCCTCACTGAATCCCCACTCCGCAAGAATCTCTCACTCACCAACACAAAATCAACCAATGCTGGCTGATTCCAAGATGGATCCAACGAATAGTAGGCAAGGGTCTTGTTCTTGAGCGGAGCAGCGCGAGCTTGAggccaccggcggcggcggctcttgcTCCAGCGGGCTGGGGAAGGGGCGGAGGCTGCGACCTCACCCGGCGGCGCCAGATCTTTCCGATTCCGACTCGTTGGCCTCCCAATCTTAAATCTTTGCCTGCAGGCACGGCCCGCGATGCCGCCGCCGCGTGTGCGGGAGTTGGGGGAGATGTACGAGCTCGTGGAGGAGATCCTGCTCCTCATCCCGCCTGAGGAGCCCGCGGTCCTCATCCGCGCCTCCCTCGTCTGCAAGGCGTGGTGCCGCCTCCTCTCCGGCCACGCCTTCCGCAGCCGCTGCCGCACCTTGCACAAAACACCTCCAGTCCTGGGCTTCTTACAAAGGTGGGAGGACAACGTGGGGCGCTCCGTCCCCACCACAAAGTTCCGCCCCCGCAATCCCGAGCGGCGGGACAGTTATGTGCTCGACTGCCGCCATGGCCGCATTCTTCTTGGGTGTAGGTGGTACGATGAGGGGGAGGAGGAAGCTGACGAGCAGTTgaaagaggaagaagatgatatCGAGGAGGACGGTGAGGGGGAAGAAgctgacaaggaggaggaagaatatGATAcggatgaggagggggaggaggacgacgaagatgaagatgagggGAAGGAAGATGACAGGGTCTCGAAGATGGTCGTCTGGGACCCCGTGTCGGGAAAGCCGAATCCAGTTGCGCAGCCCCGACATTTTCGACCCTGACGTCAACGGCGCAACCTATTGGGGCACGGTGCTATGTGCGGCGGATGGCTGCAACCACGCTGCCTGCAACTTGGGGCCATTTTTCGTCGCTTTAATCGGCCTTGACAGCTACCGGCCGTATGATGACGATGATAAGAGGCTGCGGGCGTTAGTATACTCGTCAGAGACCCGGGAATGGACCTCAACAGCCACTATTCACATCGGTGGCGTTGGAAGATTTGAAGACTACATCATCGGAAGGCCCAGTGTCTTTGTTGGACAAGCGCTCCACTTCCTCCTTCACGGGGATCCAACTGTGGCCAACATTTTTATTCTCAAGTATGACTTCCATAGGCATCGCCTATCAGTCATTGATCTGCCAGAGCTGTGTGCGAGCAGCTGGACCCCCCCTCCTCATCTCGGTGGATGACAGTGGGCTGGGGCTCGTCCACCTAGACCAGGATGGGCTATGCTCCATTTGGTCGGTGGAGGTGAGTGTTGATGGAGTAGCGTCGTGTATCCAACTCAAAGAAATGGACCTCAAGGCGCTTGTCCCCATTGGCTATCCCATGAGCTCAGACTCTCTAAAGTTGGTTGGCTGGGTGGAGGGCACCGATATCATCATTGCGGTCACAGATCTTGGTGTGTTCACAATTGATCTCAAGTCTTTGAGGTTGAGGAAGTTGTCGAGTAAGCCATATAGTTTCACATTCAAGCGAGATTCATTTAAAAACCTCTTTCTCTACACGAGCTTCAACAATCCGCCAGGTATATATATATGGTTTCTTTGAGACATATGTTAAGTTTCCCTTGAGAAACTCGTCAAGTTAAACAAAGAAATTCACCTCCCATTGATGTGTTACTCAAAACTGTTTGCTTCATTTAGCGGTGGCAGGTGCTGTGGCCGTGGCTGAAGCAAGATCAGCAAGTTAAGCAGGACGTCAGAACGCAGCAGTTTGAATCTCGGGCAAACCGTTGAAGCATGGAAGTTGAGCTTGATCTTTTTGTGGTGGTTCTCATTCTGAGTCATATCCTATGTTTGATATGGGAGTCTTAGCTCTGGTATCTTGTCAAGGGTCAGTTGTAAGTTGGTTAcccagcatgcatgcatgcttgctCCTCTTTGCATGGCTTATCACACTGTACTTCCAGTAACTGGTGGAAGATATGGTCACGAAAATTGTCAAGCTCTTGTTCCTTTAGTCATTTTGTTGACTTGTCATTCTGTTCCTTATGAGTGTGGTTTTCTGTAGCTCAAGCTACACGGTACCCCTTATCTTTGCCATCCATTTatgcatcaagatccgtgcaaacacatttgtcttttttgtttctctcaaacgacacaacatatgaacttcaaattTTGCAGAACAACAATACATTCTAACTACAATATAGAAAAAAAAAACTTTCAGATTCTTTCATGCATTTTAAATACTTGAAATAATATTTttattcaaagaaaatcttatttTGTATATTTACATCAgaccaaaaaatctgaaagttttttcacacATTGATGTTCTAATGTTTGTTCGGTCTGCAatgtttgaagttcatatgttgtttcattttcgagaaacaaaaaagagaaatcttgTTGTTGTTAGTTAGTTAAAGAGTACGGATCTCAAAGCAAGGCTGGAGGGTTAAGGATAAGAGGTTTCATGTAGCCTGAGCTACAAAGAAACTTTGTGTTTATGATATGAAATACTTGATGGGAGCCAGGCGTGTGTGTGCTtatgctaagagcatctccaacggccgcgCGAAACGACGCGCGCGCGTGGTAAACGCAGCCTTTAGCGCGCGGGGGGCGTTTTGCCGCGCTCCAGCGGCGGCGGGAAAACCACGCGCGAGGAAACCGCTTGCGCGCGCGCGAAAAGGCGCTAACTCGCGCGCCATCTTTTGCGCGCCgcttccggcgcgcctataaaGTGCGGTGCGCGCCACGCGCCTCTCCACGtctcctcttctcctcttcctctctctgccacgcgccgctccagcgccccgccaccgacgcgcctccgccgccccggcgccccgccaccgccgcgccgccatgtcgccgcgccgccgaggagcgtccGGCTACGGCGGCGTCCGCCTGCGCCCCAACGGCGGCTACTACGCGGAGATACGCTCCGGCGatctccggctcggcctcggcacgtacgggacggcgcgcgaggccggccgcgcgtacgacgcggcggcgtggcgcctaggccGGCCGCGAGGCCAGATGAACTTCCAGGATGCCTACACGCTCCAGCAAGCGCTcgcccgtgccccgccgccgcgtctgaacacggcacaagaccgtgcggagcacgccgagcggcagcgccgcctcctcgtcgcccaggaggacgagcgggtcatggGGGAGTGGCGGCGCCGCCACCCGGAGGATGTCGCCTACGAGCAGTCCTACTGGGCAAGGCGTCGCGAGGAGGACACGCGAAGGCGCCGCGCGGTGCGGTTGGACAGGCGTCGGCGCAAGGCATTGGCGAACGTGCAGTCCGATCTCGTTGAATCAGGTGGGCAGTCGTTCTTCACGCCGGATGATTATCGGTGGTTGGACATCTGGCTGGATACCTCGGACGACACCGCCGAGGAGGATGACGATAGTGATGATAGCGACTTAGACTAATTTTTTTTTATGCAATCTATCTCGTGTTTTATCGTTTGTCGTGGTTGTTTGGGCACTTCTGTAAGCCTTGCACCTCTATTGAGTAATGCCTGAGTCGCAGCATCAAGGTCTGACCCAAATTGAGCTTTTATTATTATGCAATCTATGTTTCCGATGTAAAATATCTTTGTATCGTTAAAATCTATGCAATCTATCTATTTTCCAATAGCCTAGAACGAGCGTGCGCGCTGCTGGAGtggcgcgcgctgcattttagcgcggctgctggagcgggCGCaacgcgccgcgccaaaccagccGATGCGTGCGCGGCATATGTGTTTTTTGCGTGCGGCGCGaccggcgcctgttggagatgctctactTCAATTTTGCTGTAACATAAGCTATTTTATGTGCCCGGTTTTCAACTCTTCAAATAAATATGCAGGAGCGCCTGCA
The sequence above is drawn from the Triticum aestivum cultivar Chinese Spring chromosome 7A, IWGSC CS RefSeq v2.1, whole genome shotgun sequence genome and encodes:
- the LOC123150596 gene encoding F-box/WD repeat-containing protein 7, translated to MPPPRVRELGEMYELVEEILLLIPPEEPAVLIRASLVCKAWCRLLSGHAFRSRCRTLHKTPPVLGFLQRWEDNVGRSVPTTKFRPRNPERRDSYVLDCRHGRILLGCRWYDEGEEEADEQLKEEEDDIEEDGEGEEADKEEEEYDTDEEGEEDDEDEDEGKEDDRVSKMVVWDPVSGKPNPVAQPRHFRP